Within the Streptomyces sp. NBC_00353 genome, the region ACCACTCCGGCGACCACATGCGCACGGGTCTCGCGGTCGGAGGCACCTCGACCTGGTCGTCGCGCACCACCCAGAGATGCTCCAGTGCGACCCCGCGCCGGACCATCTCCTCGTGCACCGCCCGGGGACTGTCCGAGTACTGCGTTCCCTTGAAAGCATCGAAGAGCACCGCCGGCCGAATGTCCTGACGCCGCGCCTGTGGGTACGTCCTGGTCCGGAGCAGCTTCTGCCGATACGGCCCCCGGGCCTCCTCGGGCATCGCGGACTGCACGAGCAGCGAGAGCCTGTCGTAGGCCTCGGCCTGGAGTTCGTATCCTCGGTCGCCCTGCTCCATGTTCTGGGGCATGGACTCGATGAGCTCCTGCTCGATCTTGATCATGAGGTCCGGTGAGCGGTCGTCCGGGGCCACGACGGAGGGGTCCTGACGACGCAGGAAGAAGTCCCAGCGGCCCGCGGCGAGAGGGATGGCGCCCGCCAGCGTCCTCATCGCGGCGGGGGTGAGGACACAGCGGAACCTGTTTCCGTCCCACTGGATCGGCACGGCCCGTTCGGCGCCATGAGCACGGGAGCGGACGACCACGTGGGCGGCGACCCGTTCGGCAGGACCGAGCAGGTCGGCACAGGAGTAGCCGCAGATGAGCTCCAGTGCGCCGTCCTCGAGCCAGGCACCGTCCGAGAGGAGGGGCAGGGCAGCGCGCTCGAACAGCACCACATAACCGGAACCGTTCCGGTGAACGACGATCTCGCGGTCGCCATCCTCTGTCTGCAGAGAAGCCGGCATGCGGTAGTGGCCGTCCTGGGTCTCCTCGGCCATCACCGGGTAGAGCGGCGCCTTGCGCCCCTCCATGTGCACGGTGACCTTCCAGCCGTTGCTGCCCATGGTCCACGCCTGCGGCACCGCATCGCCCGTGGCCCGCGAGCCGGGCACCACGTTGGCCAGTGGGACACGGGTGACGAAGGTGCACCAGCCGTCGCCGCCGGGCTGGAAACTCAGCCAGGAATCATGGCGGCCCGCACCATTCATGCTGGTGACGCGGAACTTGCCCCACTCAGGAACCTTCGGACCGAGATAGACGCCGCCGATCTCCAGATGCTCGCCGACGACACGGTGCCTCGTGATGCGACACCGGACGACCTCCACCCGGAGCTTCAGACTGCCCTGCACGAACAACGGGACGATACGGGTGTTCTTGTCGACATACCGGTACGGCGGGTTGGCCGCCGTGCCGGCGCCACCGCGGCCGATGCTCTTGTAGCGGAACAGCCCGCGGCTGAACACACCGGCTGCGACATCCCAGGTTCCCTCGACCCACTCACCCTTCTTTTTCAGCCGGGTGGTGTCGAAGCGGCTCTCGAAGCCCGCCCAGTCGTAGCAGTAGCGGTTCTGGTTGGAATGCTCGGTCGCCTGGGGGTAATACGTTGTTTTGGCCAGGTTGACGAGGGTGCTTCCGGTCTTCTTGTTGCGCAGTGCCAGCATTTTCGTTGACATGTGCCGCTTGTGCACATTGATGAAGCGCACATAGGCGGAACCGGTCAGCGTCAGCCACTCGCCGTTCCACTGCACCCCGGTGGCCGAGCTGTAGGGCGACAGTTCCTTGTCGAGCCGGTAGTCACGCTTGTAGAGACCCGTTTTGCGGTTCCCCAGATGCGGATAGTTCAGGTACCGGTGCAGTCGGCGGCGTACCGGAAGCGGTCCGCCCTTGCGCTCGAACTCGATGACGTCGAGCAGTTCATCGAGCTGCCCCTGGTGGACGAGGAGCCACTTGATGCGGGCGTCCGCCGGAAGTTCTTCGATGATGTCCTCGTCCGCCTCGCCCAGAAACTCCTGGGCCCAGTGCATGAAGGCATCGCGATATTCCTCGTCGGCGTCGGGAAGCACCTTCAGATGGAGCATGAGGTCCGACTTGAGGCAGGCGAGGTCGTACTTGCGCTTGTGGTCCCTGAACGACCGCGACCGGTGCTGCCCGAGGAAGCGGCTCACGGACTGCACGGCGGCGACCCGGTCGCGCAGATTGCTGAGCTCGGTGTGCCGCTGGGTGATCGAAGGGGCGGCTCCGCCTTCCCGGCGGCGCCAGAAGTACACGATGTCGGTGATGACATCGACCTTCTGCGCCCGGAAGTGGGCGAACATGTTCACCCAGGAGTCCTCGTACATGACTCCTTCGGGGAACTGAATGAAGTGATAGTCCCAGAAAGAGCGGCGGAACACCTTGTTCCAGACGGTTCGGTCGTAGATCAGCGCCTCGAACCGGGTGATGTGTGTTCCACGGCGGTCGCGCTGCATCGGCCCCTTGTGAAGGGGAGACTGCCACTTCGTGGTGGAGTTCATCATCTGGACATTGCCCGAAACGAAATCCGAACCGGACTCCGTGAGGGTGCGGATGAGCAACTCGTAGGCGTATTCCGGAATGACGTCGTCACCATCGGCGAAGACCAGGAACTCACCTGCCGGATGCATGGCGCGAAGACCGGTATTGCGAGCGTGGCCGGGACCGTGCGACTCCTGGCGTATCACCCGAAAGCGGGGGTCCCGTGCGCAGAATTCCTGAGCGATCTGGGTGGACTGATCGGTCGAGCCGTCATCAACCATGATGACTTCGAACTCACGGAACGTCTGGCGTGCGATGGACTCCAGGCACTCTGCAAGATAGATCTCAACATCCTGAAACGGGACGATGACACTCAGTCGCGGCCCGTCGACCATGCTTCACACTCCAGTTCACGGCAGCGGAGCGCGCCAGCGCCGCCACCAATATCCAACTCTGCGCACCGCCTTCGCCGAGCCATGGGGGGCCCACGGTCGGACCGAACCGACCACTGGTCGCTCAACTCTTGAAACTGTTGCGTCAGACGCAAATCTTAAGTGAACATTAAAGGATGTCAACGCGCAGGTTCCGTAAGGGCCCACGAAACACTCTGGACATCTGAGAGTGATTGAAGTCATGGCGTTCCCCGTACAACCCTTACGGGGCGTCATGAATGCGCCGCAGATTGCCTACTGAGCGTGAAAGAGAGGCCGGTCGGCTCTTCTCAGAGGGTCTGCCACTCCGCGAGCGTCAGTCCCGGGCCGTCCGTCTGCCGGGCCACTCGAGGTTCCCCACTGCCGTCGATCACGGCCATGACCACCCTGCCGAAGACGTCCTCAGCCAGCGCCGGCGTACCCGAACAGGACATTCCGGTGTCCGACCACCACATGCCGTTGCTCTCGCCCTCGGTCACTCCCACACCGATCACCGCTGTGCCGTTCGCCCCCCGGTGAGCCAGCAAGGTGCAGTCATAGCCGTCCACGAACGCGCGCACCGTCGAATGGGGACCGTCGCCCGGAGCCCCACCGAGCGGCATGGGCCATCCTCCGGCCCGGTACGCCACCACACCGAGGCCTGCGGGGTCGGTCCAGTAGTAGGTGGCCCGGTCGGGACCCGTCTCCAGACCGGCCGCCGTGCCGGGGCACACCGCGAACCGTGAGGGCTGCGCTTCGCCCCACGGCCCGCCGGGCTTCTGCTGGCCCCAGTGCGCCGTACCCAGCTGCGTCGACGCGAAGATCTCGACGTGGTCCGTCGAGAGAGCGACGATCGCCGGAGCGGACTCGATGCCGCTGCCCCCGAGGTCCTCCCAGGCCCGCCATTTGCCGTCGGGCTGCTCACGGCGGAGAGCAAGACCGCCACGACCGTTCGGCAGACAGATGTGCACTACGCCCGACGGCGTCACCACGCCGACCGGCACGCCGATCCCACGGGCCGATTCCGCATCCTTGTGCGGGTTGCCGAGGGAGCGCCACTGCGAGACCGGACGGCCCGTCTGGTACTGGATGGCATACGTGATATCGACCACCGCCGACTTGCCGGCAGCACGCCGCTCGCGACGGGCGATGAAATGCACATAGCCGTTGCTGTCCTGCACGAGGGACAGGTCGGTCAGATGCGGCGCCGCGATGAACTCGGGACCGGTCCACCTCGGACCACCGGGGCGCTGCTCGGTCCATCGCTGCAGACCGCCCTCGGCCGAGGCGTACACCGTGAGCCGGCCATCTTTGCCCCGGGTGAGCCATGCGCCCCGAAGCGCACGAGAGCCGGCGGAAGCCCTTGAAGTCTCACG harbors:
- a CDS encoding bifunctional glycosyltransferase/CDP-glycerol:glycerophosphate glycerophosphotransferase, producing MVDGPRLSVIVPFQDVEIYLAECLESIARQTFREFEVIMVDDGSTDQSTQIAQEFCARDPRFRVIRQESHGPGHARNTGLRAMHPAGEFLVFADGDDVIPEYAYELLIRTLTESGSDFVSGNVQMMNSTTKWQSPLHKGPMQRDRRGTHITRFEALIYDRTVWNKVFRRSFWDYHFIQFPEGVMYEDSWVNMFAHFRAQKVDVITDIVYFWRRREGGAAPSITQRHTELSNLRDRVAAVQSVSRFLGQHRSRSFRDHKRKYDLACLKSDLMLHLKVLPDADEEYRDAFMHWAQEFLGEADEDIIEELPADARIKWLLVHQGQLDELLDVIEFERKGGPLPVRRRLHRYLNYPHLGNRKTGLYKRDYRLDKELSPYSSATGVQWNGEWLTLTGSAYVRFINVHKRHMSTKMLALRNKKTGSTLVNLAKTTYYPQATEHSNQNRYCYDWAGFESRFDTTRLKKKGEWVEGTWDVAAGVFSRGLFRYKSIGRGGAGTAANPPYRYVDKNTRIVPLFVQGSLKLRVEVVRCRITRHRVVGEHLEIGGVYLGPKVPEWGKFRVTSMNGAGRHDSWLSFQPGGDGWCTFVTRVPLANVVPGSRATGDAVPQAWTMGSNGWKVTVHMEGRKAPLYPVMAEETQDGHYRMPASLQTEDGDREIVVHRNGSGYVVLFERAALPLLSDGAWLEDGALELICGYSCADLLGPAERVAAHVVVRSRAHGAERAVPIQWDGNRFRCVLTPAAMRTLAGAIPLAAGRWDFFLRRQDPSVVAPDDRSPDLMIKIEQELIESMPQNMEQGDRGYELQAEAYDRLSLLVQSAMPEEARGPYRQKLLRTRTYPQARRQDIRPAVLFDAFKGTQYSDSPRAVHEEMVRRGVALEHLWVVRDDQVEVPPTARPVRMWSPEWYEALATSRYVVANNHLPDWFQKRPDQVVVQTWHGTPLKRIGHDIESVHFADQRYLERVEKEVQNWDMLISPNSFSTPILQRAFRFPGEMVECGYPRNDILRRHDTGRRAMEIRRRIGLPPGKRVIMYAPTWRDDQFYAPGKYKFDFRIDLDDARERLGADHVLMVRRHPNVVDPVPGAGDGFVYDVSDYPDMADLSLIADVMITDYSSLMFDFVNTGRPILFFTYDLDHYRDTLRGFYFDFEASAPGPLVFESDELISAIRDVDRIQEDYADRYRWFQQEFCDLDDGYASARLADRILIAGGDLDAAQAMAPAVGTVTPYSSGYNSAQARERALHGRAVVPRQLMSSATAEPYRQEVDSVHV